In Oncorhynchus kisutch isolate 150728-3 linkage group LG7, Okis_V2, whole genome shotgun sequence, one DNA window encodes the following:
- the LOC109893869 gene encoding syntaxin-11 isoform X2 — protein sequence MRDRLVDLKGVAPASSDMDDGGQGTDDEKQLEHQTVVFEGEYMMDSIFREVQSIRKEIALLQVDVKCLGKQNSRFLTSVRRISSIKRDSNALAKGIKTRGEGIYTRLEKIGMQHKELEEEHGAHSALVRMVRSQYVSLTGAFHEAMSEYNQAEMGQRENCKTRIQRQAKIMGKEVTGDQIEEMVETGKWNVFSDNLLADGRTARSALTEIENRHKELVELESRIKDIHELFFQMALLVEEQGAMVDNIEANVVATTDFVGKAQAQIKLAVKYKKNNPCRKLFCCCFPCCNK from the coding sequence ATGAGAGACAGACTGGTTGACCTGAAGGGGGTGGCACCCGCTTCTTCAGACATGGACGACGGAGGTCAGGGCACTGATGACGAGAAACAGCTGGAGCACCAGACAGTGGTGTTCGAAGGCGAATACATGATGGACAGCATCTTCAGAGAGGTCCAGTCAATCAGGAAGGAGATCGCTCTGCTCCAGGTGGATGTGAAGTGCCTGGGCAAGCAGAACTCCCGATTCCTCACCTCTGTCCGGAGGATCAGCTCCATCAAACGAGACTCCAATGCCCTGGCCAAGGGCATCAAGACCCGGGGGGAGGGCATCTACACACGGCTGGAGAAGATCGGCATGCAGCACAAAGAGCTGGAAGAAGAGCATGGTGCCCATTCTGCTCTGGTCCGCATGGTGCGCTCACAGTATGTTTCTCTCACCGGGGCCTTCCACGAGGCCATGTCTGAGTACAACCAAGCAGAGATGGGCCAGAGGGAGAACTGCAAGACCCGGATCCAGCGCCAGGCAAAGATAATGGGCAAGGAGGTGACCGGAGATCAGATTGAGGAGATGGTCGAGACGGGAAAGTGGAACGTGTTCTCCGACAACCTCCTGGCGGACGGGCGGACAGCGCGATCAGCGCTTACGGAGATCGAGAACCGGCACAAGGAGCTGGTTGAGCTGGAGAGTCGGATCAAGGACATCCATGAGCTGTTCTTTCAGATGGCTCTGCTGGTGGAGGAACAGGGCGCCATGGTGGACAACATAGAGGCCAACGTAGTTGCAACAACAGACTTTGTGGGCAAGGCCCAGGCTCAGATCAAGCTGGCGGTGAAGTACAAGAAGAACAACCCCTGTAGGAAGTTGTTCTGTTGCTGTTTCCCATGCTGCAACAAGTGA
- the LOC109893870 gene encoding syntaxin-11 has product MKDRFGQLQDALDEPGGGGGYTNEAFTNVDLDLDDLSAHSGRNRATVVPDNDPELNSILQEAQNVRQEIQQIQEDHAQLRDQNYHALNNTFMDDTSDVIRDANNIATDIKVRGGAVLQRLHRMNRETRKLEVQRGSTDHVVRIARTQYTNLSTTFREVMFDYNETELGHRENCKKLIQRQMAIVGRDVTSEEVEEMMESGQQLNIFNALADGTAQSALTQIASRHKELLDLEKRIQGVQELFLDVAVLTEEQGAVLNNIETNVQKTEAPIAGARVQLNKAKRYDKNNPIKKLCCCCFPCCK; this is encoded by the coding sequence atgaaagaCAGATTTGGCCAACTTCAGGATGCGTTGGATgagcctggaggaggaggaggttacaCCAATGAGGCCTTCACCAATGTGGACCTGGACCTAGATGACCTGTCTGCCCATTCGGGCAGGAACCGTGCAACAGTGGTGCCTGACAACGACCCTGAGCTGAACAGCATCCTCCAGGAGGCCCAAAATGTTCGGCAGGAGATCCAACAGATCCAGGAAGACCATGCCCAGCTCCGGGACCAGAACTACCACGCCTTGAACAACACATTTATGGACGACACCAGTGATGTGATCAGGGACGCCAACAACATTGCAACAGACATCAAGGTCAGAGGAGGGGCTGTGTTGCAGAGGCTACACAGGATGAACAGGGAGACCAGGAAGCTGGAGGTTCAGCGAGGTAGCACTGACCACGTGGTACGCATCGCCCGGACGCAGTACACCAACCTGAGCACCACCTTCAGGGAAGTGATGTTCGACTACAACGAGACAGAGCTGGGACACAGGGAGAACTGTAAGAAACTGATCCAGAGACAGATGGCGATTGTGGGCAGAGACGTCACGTCTGAGGAGGTTGAGGAGATGATGGAGAGCGGGCAGCAGTTGAATATCTTCAACGCACTGGCTGATGGGACGGCCCAGTCGGCACTGACGCAGATCGCTAGTAGACACAAAGAGCTGCTTGACCTGGAGAAGAGGATCCAGGGGGTTCAAGAGCTGTTTCTGGATGTGGCTGTGCTGACAGAGGAACAGGGAGCGGTGCTCAACAACATCGAGACCAACGTACAAAAGACGGAGGCACCTATCGCGGGTGCCAGGGTTCAACTGAACAAAGCCAAAAGATATGACAAGAACAATCCCATCAAGAAACTGTGCTGTTGCTGCTTTCCATGTTGCAAATGA
- the LOC109893869 gene encoding syntaxin-11 isoform X1: MTTWDSLPPQITQGRMRDRLVDLKGVAPASSDMDDGGQGTDDEKQLEHQTVVFEGEYMMDSIFREVQSIRKEIALLQVDVKCLGKQNSRFLTSVRRISSIKRDSNALAKGIKTRGEGIYTRLEKIGMQHKELEEEHGAHSALVRMVRSQYVSLTGAFHEAMSEYNQAEMGQRENCKTRIQRQAKIMGKEVTGDQIEEMVETGKWNVFSDNLLADGRTARSALTEIENRHKELVELESRIKDIHELFFQMALLVEEQGAMVDNIEANVVATTDFVGKAQAQIKLAVKYKKNNPCRKLFCCCFPCCNK, encoded by the exons ATGACTACATGGGACTCTTTGCCACCCCAGATAACTCAAG GTAGGATGAGAGACAGACTGGTTGACCTGAAGGGGGTGGCACCCGCTTCTTCAGACATGGACGACGGAGGTCAGGGCACTGATGACGAGAAACAGCTGGAGCACCAGACAGTGGTGTTCGAAGGCGAATACATGATGGACAGCATCTTCAGAGAGGTCCAGTCAATCAGGAAGGAGATCGCTCTGCTCCAGGTGGATGTGAAGTGCCTGGGCAAGCAGAACTCCCGATTCCTCACCTCTGTCCGGAGGATCAGCTCCATCAAACGAGACTCCAATGCCCTGGCCAAGGGCATCAAGACCCGGGGGGAGGGCATCTACACACGGCTGGAGAAGATCGGCATGCAGCACAAAGAGCTGGAAGAAGAGCATGGTGCCCATTCTGCTCTGGTCCGCATGGTGCGCTCACAGTATGTTTCTCTCACCGGGGCCTTCCACGAGGCCATGTCTGAGTACAACCAAGCAGAGATGGGCCAGAGGGAGAACTGCAAGACCCGGATCCAGCGCCAGGCAAAGATAATGGGCAAGGAGGTGACCGGAGATCAGATTGAGGAGATGGTCGAGACGGGAAAGTGGAACGTGTTCTCCGACAACCTCCTGGCGGACGGGCGGACAGCGCGATCAGCGCTTACGGAGATCGAGAACCGGCACAAGGAGCTGGTTGAGCTGGAGAGTCGGATCAAGGACATCCATGAGCTGTTCTTTCAGATGGCTCTGCTGGTGGAGGAACAGGGCGCCATGGTGGACAACATAGAGGCCAACGTAGTTGCAACAACAGACTTTGTGGGCAAGGCCCAGGCTCAGATCAAGCTGGCGGTGAAGTACAAGAAGAACAACCCCTGTAGGAAGTTGTTCTGTTGCTGTTTCCCATGCTGCAACAAGTGA